From one Lycium ferocissimum isolate CSIRO_LF1 chromosome 5, AGI_CSIRO_Lferr_CH_V1, whole genome shotgun sequence genomic stretch:
- the LOC132058361 gene encoding probable xyloglucan endotransglucosylase/hydrolase protein 23 has product MASSSKFVLVICVMVCAFGVAIGAKFDEEFDITWGEGRAKILNNGDLLTLSLDKISGSGFQSKNEYLFGKIDMQLKLVPGNSAGTVTAYYLSSQGPTHDEIDFEFLGNLSGDPYTLHTNVFSQGKGNREQQFHLWFDPTADFHTYSILWNPQRIIFYVDGTPIREYKNGESIGVSYPKNQPMRIYSSLWNADDWATRGGLVKTDWSQAPFSASYRNFNANACIPNSPSSSSSCNSNSATSTSNSWLNEELDNTSQERLKWVQKNYMVYNYCTDSKRFPQGFPADCVQNN; this is encoded by the exons ATGGCTTCTTCTTCTAAGTTTGTTCTTGTGATATGTGTTATGGTTTGTGCTTTTGGTGTTGCAATAGGGGCCAAATTCGATGAAGAATTTGACATCACATGGGGTGAAGGCAGGGCAAAGATACTCAACAATGGGGACCTCCTAACTCTCTCACTTGACAAAATATCTGGTTCAGGTTTTCAATCCAAGAATGAGTATCTATTTGGTAAAATTGACATGCAACTCAAACTTGTCCCTGGAAATTCTGCTGGCACTGTTACTGCTTACTAT TTGTCATCACAAGGGCCAACACATGATGAGATAGATTTTGAATTCTTGGGAAATCTAAGTGGTGATCCTTATACTCTGCACACTAATGTGTTTAGCCAAGGCAAAGGCAACAGAGAACAACAATTTCATCTTTGGTTTGACCCTACTGCCGATTTCCATACCTATTCCATCCTCTGGAATCCACAACGCATCAT ATTCTATGTGGATGGAACACCCATTAGAGAATACAAGAATGGTGAATCAATTGGAGTGTCATACCCCAAGAATCAACCAATGAGGATATACTCAAGTCTATGGAATGCAGATGATTGGGCTACAAGAGGGGGGCTTGTGAAAACTGATTGGAGCCAAGCACCTTTTAGTGCTTCTTACAGAAACTTTAATGCAAATGCTTGTATTCCCAATTCTCCATCATCCTCATCTTCTTGCAATTCCAATTCTGCAACTTCAACCAGCAATTCATGGTTGAATGAAGAGTTAGATAATACAAGCCAAGAGAGGTTGAAATGGGTGCAGAAGAATTACATGGTTTATAATTACTGCACTGATTCTAAGCGATTTCCACAAGGATTTCCAGCAGACTGTGTTCAGAACAACTAA